A part of Agrobacterium vitis genomic DNA contains:
- a CDS encoding ABC transporter substrate-binding protein: MATSLKNGFSVNRSNMQRRDLLKFAGAGGLALAAGHLGLGRSAFAAEAKSVAFWGTATLDIGEKWAEFATQNGVKPEFTDNGNDLGPVIARLAAGNANDLFDIGGFQGGAEKELARQGAIIPWDVSKIANYDSIWQWARDIPYLKHEGKQYGIPTVVNADSIIYRSDKLGKVDSYGVIFDPKMKGKVAMEDAWINSAIFAAIYLKEGENKPIKDPGNLSESELGLVMEFLIKHKKDGQFRTFWNGWEQGVQLVANEEVDAMTGWEPIVYEGRKRGLKVDYAAPVEGYEGWANNTVLLKGAGERGVSDAAHQFVNGLLGGLYGCELGKARGYLVPTDNNVVYAKAHPDEYKPEEVQARADHVKAKFAGKVFWQNTRPDNFQLYEEWWQKLRNA, from the coding sequence ATGGCGACGAGTTTGAAAAATGGATTTTCGGTCAACCGGAGCAATATGCAACGGCGCGACCTCTTGAAATTTGCCGGTGCTGGCGGGTTGGCGCTGGCTGCCGGTCATCTGGGGCTTGGCCGTTCGGCTTTTGCCGCAGAGGCGAAATCTGTGGCTTTCTGGGGCACGGCGACGCTTGATATCGGTGAAAAATGGGCGGAATTTGCCACCCAGAATGGTGTGAAGCCGGAATTTACCGATAATGGCAACGATCTTGGTCCTGTCATTGCCCGTCTGGCCGCCGGCAATGCCAATGATCTGTTCGACATCGGCGGTTTTCAGGGCGGCGCTGAAAAGGAACTGGCCCGTCAGGGCGCGATTATTCCTTGGGATGTCAGCAAGATTGCCAATTACGACAGTATCTGGCAGTGGGCGCGTGACATTCCCTACCTCAAGCACGAGGGCAAGCAATACGGCATTCCGACCGTGGTCAATGCCGACTCGATCATCTATCGCTCCGACAAGCTCGGCAAGGTCGATAGCTATGGCGTGATCTTCGACCCGAAGATGAAGGGCAAGGTCGCCATGGAGGATGCCTGGATCAACAGCGCGATCTTCGCTGCGATCTACCTCAAGGAAGGCGAGAACAAGCCGATCAAGGACCCGGGTAATCTGAGCGAATCCGAACTTGGTCTGGTGATGGAATTCCTGATCAAGCACAAGAAGGACGGCCAGTTCCGCACCTTCTGGAATGGCTGGGAACAGGGCGTCCAGTTGGTTGCCAATGAAGAAGTCGATGCGATGACCGGCTGGGAGCCGATTGTCTATGAAGGCCGCAAGCGCGGACTGAAAGTCGATTATGCCGCCCCTGTCGAGGGCTATGAAGGCTGGGCCAATAATACGGTTCTGCTCAAGGGCGCTGGCGAACGCGGTGTGAGCGATGCCGCGCATCAATTCGTCAATGGTCTGCTGGGAGGTCTCTATGGCTGCGAGCTTGGCAAGGCGCGGGGCTATCTCGTGCCGACTGACAACAATGTGGTCTATGCCAAGGCCCATCCCGACGAATACAAGCCGGAAGAGGTTCAGGCACGGGCAGACCACGTTAAAGCCAAGTTCGCCGGCAAGGTCTTCTGGCAGAATACCCGTCCGGACAATTTCCAGCTCTATGAAGAGTGGTGGCAGAAACTCCGCAATGCTTAA
- a CDS encoding methylenetetrahydrofolate reductase — protein MMDKAVLTDNREYPADQGSLLDAWSIEVTPRTAAKIDSFQALLPAGTRIYIAHVDGTPFEDMVATAKRLHGQGFPVMPHIPARSLADATQLEDLLKQYRDEADVRQALLLAGGIAKPRGTLSSSMELIETGLFDRLGFTRLHIAGHPEGNRDIDADGSTTQIDAALRWKLDFSSRTDAQMAIVTQFAFDARVIIDWAERIDALGIALPIHVGIAGPAKLQTLIKYAISCGVGPSLKVLQKRALDLRKLLMPYEPTDIVGQLLAYKVENPQSRISKLHLFPLGGIEPAARWIGHYKP, from the coding sequence ATGATGGACAAAGCGGTTCTGACGGATAATCGCGAATATCCTGCCGATCAGGGCAGTCTTCTGGACGCATGGTCCATCGAGGTCACTCCGCGAACAGCGGCGAAAATCGATAGTTTCCAGGCCCTGTTGCCAGCGGGCACCCGAATCTATATCGCTCATGTCGATGGCACGCCTTTCGAGGACATGGTTGCGACCGCCAAGCGCCTTCATGGCCAAGGTTTTCCGGTCATGCCGCATATTCCGGCTCGCAGCCTTGCCGATGCCACGCAACTGGAAGACCTGTTGAAACAATACCGGGATGAAGCCGATGTGCGCCAGGCACTTCTGCTGGCTGGCGGCATAGCAAAGCCACGCGGCACGCTTTCCAGTTCGATGGAGCTGATTGAAACCGGGTTGTTCGACAGGCTCGGCTTTACCCGCCTGCATATTGCCGGCCACCCGGAAGGCAATCGCGATATCGATGCCGATGGCTCCACCACGCAAATCGATGCAGCGCTGCGCTGGAAGCTGGACTTCTCCAGCCGGACGGATGCGCAGATGGCGATTGTCACCCAATTTGCCTTCGACGCCAGGGTCATCATCGACTGGGCCGAGCGAATCGACGCCCTCGGAATTGCATTGCCGATCCATGTCGGCATTGCCGGACCCGCCAAGCTTCAGACACTGATCAAATATGCAATCTCCTGCGGCGTTGGGCCGTCCTTGAAAGTGCTGCAAAAACGCGCGCTCGACCTGCGTAAACTGCTGATGCCTTATGAGCCGACGGATATTGTTGGGCAGTTGCTCGCCTACAAGGTTGAAAATCCGCAGAGCAGAATCAGCAAGCTGCATTTGTTTCCGCTTGGCGGCATCGAGCCTGCGGCGCGCTGGATCGGCCACTATAAGCCCTGA
- a CDS encoding ABC transporter permease gives MPFAFIVILTGFSAVRPVFLMAAADLGASRWRQFRDITLPLIRPGLISAFIFSFLLSLNEFTRAFYLAGRQNTLPVVLFGKMNGGASPTIYAMSGAIFIISVFCVAVIAAFAGSRTKA, from the coding sequence ATGCCTTTTGCGTTTATCGTCATCCTCACCGGTTTTTCCGCCGTGCGGCCCGTCTTTCTGATGGCGGCAGCGGATCTGGGCGCCAGCCGCTGGCGGCAGTTTCGCGACATTACCCTGCCGCTGATCCGGCCAGGCCTGATCAGCGCCTTCATCTTTTCGTTCCTGCTGTCGCTGAATGAATTTACCCGCGCCTTCTATCTGGCAGGGCGGCAGAATACGCTTCCGGTCGTGCTGTTCGGCAAAATGAACGGCGGCGCGTCGCCGACGATCTATGCGATGTCCGGGGCGATTTTCATCATCTCGGTGTTTTGCGTGGCTGTCATTGCCGCTTTTGCTGGTTCCAGAACCAAAGCTTGA
- a CDS encoding ABC transporter permease yields the protein MKSTGRLPVLLMAPPLLALLALGLAPLLVVLVWSFWSWDPLTYWIKPDLSLAGYAAILQAGRWTVIVSTLAKAFLTAGLCLVLAYPAAYAVHFLSGRRLSVVLLALMTIPFFTSYLIRSFSWRLVLGRTGVINGWLQHFGLTSAPVDWLLFSDFAVIVGLVASYLPFATFPLLLAMRRVDATVLAAAQDLGAGFWRILVTILLPLTRSGLFAGFLFVFVMVAGSSTEVQMLGGAGASIVTVMINDVMRVANYPLAFAISTIVLIVVFGMVLIGNRLFGLAALFGDRSA from the coding sequence ATGAAATCGACCGGACGACTGCCTGTCCTGCTGATGGCACCGCCTTTGCTGGCGCTGCTGGCGCTTGGCTTGGCGCCGTTGCTGGTGGTGCTGGTGTGGAGCTTCTGGTCCTGGGACCCCTTGACCTACTGGATCAAGCCGGATCTCAGCTTAGCGGGCTACGCCGCCATTCTCCAGGCTGGACGCTGGACAGTGATTGTCTCCACGCTTGCCAAGGCCTTTCTGACGGCGGGGCTCTGTCTGGTGCTCGCTTATCCCGCTGCCTATGCCGTGCATTTCCTGTCAGGCCGCAGGCTGTCAGTGGTGCTCCTGGCTTTGATGACGATTCCGTTCTTCACCTCCTACCTGATCCGCTCGTTTTCCTGGCGGCTGGTGTTGGGGCGGACCGGCGTGATCAACGGTTGGCTGCAACATTTCGGCCTGACCAGCGCGCCGGTCGATTGGCTGCTGTTCAGCGATTTCGCTGTTATTGTCGGGCTGGTCGCTTCCTATCTGCCATTTGCCACCTTTCCTTTGCTGCTCGCCATGCGTCGGGTGGATGCGACCGTCCTTGCCGCCGCGCAGGATCTCGGTGCTGGTTTCTGGCGCATACTCGTCACCATTCTCCTGCCGCTCACCCGATCCGGTCTGTTTGCTGGCTTCCTGTTCGTGTTCGTGATGGTCGCCGGGTCTTCCACCGAAGTGCAGATGCTGGGTGGGGCAGGGGCCTCCATCGTCACCGTGATGATCAACGATGTGATGCGGGTGGCAAATTACCCACTGGCCTTCGCCATTTCCACCATCGTCCTGATTGTGGTGTTCGGCATGGTCCTGATTGGAAACCGGCTGTTCGGGCTGGCGGCGCTGTTTGGAGATCGCTCGGCATGA
- the groL gene encoding chaperonin GroEL (60 kDa chaperone family; promotes refolding of misfolded polypeptides especially under stressful conditions; forms two stacked rings of heptamers to form a barrel-shaped 14mer; ends can be capped by GroES; misfolded proteins enter the barrel where they are refolded when GroES binds), whose product MAAKEIKFGRTAREKMLHGVDILADAVKVTLGPKGRNVIIDKSFGAPRITKDGVSVAKEIELEDKFENMGAQMVREVASKTNDIAGDGTTTATVLAQAIVREGNKAVAAGMNPMDLKRGIDLAVAEVVKDLQAKAKKISTSEEVAQVGTISANGDTQVGKDIAEAMQKVGNEGVITVEEAKTAETELEVVEGMQFDRGYLSPYFVTNPEKMVADLEDAYILLHEKKLSNLQAMLPVLEAVVQTGKPLVIIAEDVEGEALATLVVNKLRGGLKIAAVKAPGFGDRRKAMLEDIAILSGGTVISEDLGIKLETVTLDMLGRAKKVSITKENTTIVDGAGQKSDIEGRVAQIKAQIEETTSDYDREKLQERLAKLAGGVAVIRVGGSTEIEVKERKDRIDDALNATRAAVQEGIVPGGGTALLRSSTKITVKGVNDDQEAGINIVRRALQSLVRQIATNAGDEASIIVGKILDKDNDNYGYNAQTGEFGDMIAMGIVDPVKVVRTALQNAASVASLLITTEAMIAELPKKDSAGGGMPDMGGMGGMGGMM is encoded by the coding sequence ATGGCTGCTAAAGAAATCAAGTTTGGCCGCACTGCGCGCGAAAAGATGCTGCACGGCGTTGATATCCTCGCTGACGCTGTGAAGGTCACGCTCGGCCCCAAGGGTCGTAACGTCATCATCGACAAGTCCTTCGGCGCTCCGCGCATCACCAAGGACGGTGTATCGGTTGCCAAGGAAATCGAACTGGAAGACAAGTTCGAAAACATGGGCGCCCAGATGGTTCGGGAAGTTGCTTCCAAGACCAACGACATCGCTGGCGACGGCACCACGACGGCGACCGTTCTGGCCCAGGCTATCGTGCGCGAAGGCAACAAGGCTGTTGCTGCCGGCATGAACCCAATGGACCTGAAGCGCGGCATCGATCTGGCTGTTGCTGAAGTTGTGAAGGACCTTCAGGCCAAGGCCAAGAAGATCTCCACATCTGAAGAAGTTGCTCAGGTTGGTACGATCTCTGCAAACGGCGACACGCAGGTCGGTAAGGACATTGCTGAAGCCATGCAGAAGGTTGGCAACGAAGGTGTTATCACCGTCGAAGAAGCCAAGACCGCTGAAACCGAACTTGAAGTCGTTGAAGGCATGCAGTTCGACCGCGGTTACCTGTCGCCTTACTTCGTCACCAACCCTGAAAAGATGGTTGCTGACCTGGAAGACGCCTACATCCTGCTGCACGAAAAGAAGCTCTCCAACCTGCAGGCTATGCTGCCTGTTCTGGAAGCTGTTGTGCAGACCGGCAAGCCACTCGTCATCATCGCTGAAGACGTTGAAGGCGAAGCTCTTGCTACGCTGGTTGTTAACAAGCTGCGTGGCGGCCTGAAGATTGCTGCTGTCAAGGCTCCTGGCTTCGGCGATCGCCGCAAGGCTATGCTGGAAGACATCGCGATCCTGTCTGGCGGCACCGTGATTTCCGAAGACCTCGGCATCAAGCTCGAAACTGTCACGCTCGACATGCTCGGCCGCGCCAAGAAGGTTTCCATCACCAAGGAAAACACCACCATCGTTGATGGCGCTGGTCAGAAGTCCGACATCGAAGGCCGCGTTGCCCAGATCAAGGCTCAGATCGAAGAAACCACTTCCGATTACGACCGCGAAAAGCTCCAGGAACGTCTTGCAAAGCTCGCTGGCGGCGTTGCCGTGATCCGCGTTGGCGGCTCGACGGAAATCGAAGTTAAGGAACGCAAGGACCGCATCGACGACGCTCTGAACGCAACACGCGCTGCTGTTCAGGAAGGCATCGTTCCTGGCGGCGGTACAGCTCTGCTGCGCTCCTCCACCAAGATCACCGTTAAGGGTGTGAACGACGACCAGGAAGCTGGCATCAACATCGTTCGCCGCGCTCTGCAGTCTCTGGTTCGCCAGATTGCAACAAACGCAGGTGACGAAGCTTCGATCATCGTTGGCAAGATCCTCGACAAGGACAACGACAACTACGGCTACAATGCCCAGACCGGCGAGTTTGGTGACATGATTGCTATGGGTATCGTTGACCCGGTTAAGGTTGTTCGCACAGCCCTGCAGAACGCAGCTTCGGTTGCTTCCCTGCTGATCACCACGGAAGCCATGATTGCTGAACTGCCGAAGAAGGATTCGGCTGGCGGCGGCATGCCTGACATGGGTGGCATGGGCGGCATGGGTGGTATGATGTAA
- a CDS encoding ABC transporter ATP-binding protein has product MAISISIDAVTRSHGPVRAVDDLSLEIKAGEFFTLLGSSGSGKSSLLKLIGGFDQPNAGRILFDGQDVAAVPANRRPVNTVFQGLGLFPHMSVARNIGYGLKLRGLSGAALEAKVGEALDLVELSGFGERDVNLLSGGQRQRVALARALVMEPGILLLDEPLTGLDERLRQQMRNEFGRLHKRTGATFILVTHNQDEALSLSDRMAIMHQGRIEQLGRPDQFFHAPANAFVARFIGMDNLLRPERLEGSGADTVAIIAGQAVPVTVPDGNVSANLVVIRSDRLVIEPEVGTAAGDGASPQLVLRVVATTFRGLHRDVTLAFGDGQTLTAICDADAPSLSVGQDVGLSIKPGAALLTSDKGLPLAV; this is encoded by the coding sequence ATGGCCATATCCATCAGCATAGATGCTGTGACGCGCAGTCATGGTCCGGTTCGGGCGGTCGATGACCTGTCGCTGGAAATCAAGGCAGGGGAGTTCTTCACCCTGCTTGGGTCTTCCGGCAGTGGCAAAAGCTCGCTGTTGAAGCTGATTGGCGGATTTGACCAGCCGAATGCGGGCAGGATCCTGTTCGACGGTCAGGATGTGGCCGCCGTGCCAGCCAATCGCCGCCCGGTCAATACGGTGTTCCAGGGGCTTGGTCTGTTTCCGCATATGTCGGTGGCGCGTAATATTGGTTACGGATTGAAGCTGCGCGGTCTTTCCGGCGCGGCCCTCGAGGCCAAGGTCGGGGAGGCATTGGATCTGGTGGAACTGTCCGGATTTGGCGAGCGTGATGTCAATCTTCTGTCCGGCGGCCAGCGGCAGCGTGTGGCTCTGGCGCGTGCGCTGGTGATGGAGCCTGGTATATTGTTGCTGGACGAGCCTTTGACCGGTCTGGATGAGCGGCTTCGCCAGCAGATGCGCAATGAATTCGGCCGCTTGCACAAGCGCACCGGCGCTACCTTCATTCTCGTCACCCATAATCAGGACGAAGCCCTCAGCCTGTCCGACCGGATGGCCATCATGCATCAGGGCCGGATCGAACAGCTTGGCCGGCCCGACCAGTTTTTTCATGCGCCCGCCAACGCCTTCGTCGCCCGGTTCATCGGCATGGATAATCTGCTGCGGCCTGAGCGGCTGGAAGGATCTGGCGCGGATACTGTGGCGATCATCGCTGGTCAGGCCGTGCCGGTCACGGTCCCGGATGGTAATGTTAGCGCCAACCTGGTGGTGATCCGCTCCGACCGGTTGGTCATTGAGCCTGAGGTTGGAACCGCCGCTGGCGATGGGGCGTCCCCTCAATTGGTGCTGCGTGTGGTTGCCACCACTTTTCGTGGGTTGCATCGGGATGTCACGCTGGCGTTTGGTGACGGGCAGACCTTGACGGCGATCTGCGATGCGGATGCGCCGTCTTTGAGTGTCGGGCAGGATGTGGGCCTGTCGATAAAGCCGGGTGCCGCGCTTTTGACATCCGACAAGGGATTGCCGCTTGCGGTGTAA
- a CDS encoding hydantoinase/oxoprolinase family protein: MIRLATDVGGTFTDLVGYDEGSGEIFTAKSLTTSDNQSGGVLDAIDVSERKDGLRVRDITFFAHGGTTVINAITERKGAKTALITTAGFRDVLEIGRGNRPDLYNLHFHSPEPFVPRHLRFEVRERVDASGNVLLPIELNDLREIIRVCTAEDVDAVAILFLHSYANPEHEQVCADILADALPFASICASHEVSRQWREYERTNTTVLNAYVQPAIQQYFEMMEFALAKRNLTCPYYAMQSNGGISSFDQAVQQPLTLVESGPAGGVAGAARIGVELGESEILSLDVGGTTAKCSLIHGGRPTLNTEYRLEHTRIQSGYPVQVPVVDIVEIGSGGGSIAWIDARGSLRVGPESAGSAPGPACYGRGGTKPTLTDALLTLGIFDPATFADGTLHLDKEKAASAIATVAGPMNMSIEDAAGAIMDIAHASMINALKLVTVQRGHDPRDANLVISGGAGPALASHLGRELRVKATVVPPHPGIFSAWGMLAAEPRADFRETWFHLLADRALEEAATRFTSLERQAIAYFSAGAEAQVAFNHQIEARYKGQEHGVFARFEAGDTIETFSQRFHDVHERAYAFRLPAAEIELTTLHLEAVLKGQVISLPKLKRQDMTIDAARVGERKVYFGGSTGWQTCAVYERARLPVGQPVFGPLLIEEATATTLVLEGQSASLTETGILVIHETDMQAA, from the coding sequence ATGATCCGATTGGCAACAGATGTAGGTGGAACCTTTACCGATCTCGTCGGCTATGATGAGGGAAGCGGCGAGATTTTCACCGCGAAAAGCCTGACGACGTCAGATAACCAGTCTGGCGGCGTGCTCGATGCGATCGATGTCAGCGAGCGCAAGGATGGTTTGCGGGTCCGCGACATCACCTTCTTTGCCCATGGCGGCACCACGGTGATCAACGCGATTACCGAGCGCAAGGGGGCAAAGACCGCACTCATCACCACTGCCGGGTTCCGCGATGTGCTGGAAATCGGCCGTGGCAACCGGCCCGACCTTTATAATCTGCATTTCCATAGTCCCGAGCCTTTCGTGCCCCGCCATCTTCGCTTCGAGGTGCGTGAACGGGTCGATGCGTCCGGCAATGTGCTCCTGCCGATCGAATTGAACGATCTGCGCGAAATAATCCGCGTCTGCACTGCTGAGGATGTCGATGCGGTCGCCATCCTGTTTCTGCACAGCTACGCCAATCCCGAGCATGAGCAGGTCTGCGCCGATATTCTGGCCGATGCCCTGCCATTTGCCTCGATCTGCGCCAGCCATGAGGTTTCGCGGCAATGGCGGGAATATGAACGTACCAATACAACCGTGCTGAATGCCTATGTGCAGCCAGCCATCCAGCAATATTTCGAAATGATGGAATTTGCGCTCGCCAAGCGCAACCTGACTTGTCCTTACTACGCCATGCAATCCAATGGTGGCATTTCCTCCTTCGATCAGGCTGTGCAACAGCCGCTGACGCTGGTGGAATCCGGTCCGGCTGGCGGGGTCGCTGGGGCGGCGCGCATCGGCGTGGAGCTTGGCGAGAGCGAAATCCTGTCCCTGGATGTTGGCGGCACAACAGCCAAATGCTCGCTGATCCATGGTGGACGTCCGACGCTGAATACCGAATACCGGTTGGAACACACCCGCATTCAGTCCGGCTATCCCGTGCAGGTGCCTGTCGTCGATATCGTCGAAATCGGCTCCGGCGGCGGCTCTATTGCCTGGATCGATGCGCGCGGTAGCCTGCGCGTCGGCCCTGAAAGCGCCGGTTCGGCCCCTGGACCGGCCTGTTACGGGCGCGGCGGCACAAAACCGACGCTAACAGATGCATTGCTGACGCTCGGCATTTTCGATCCCGCTACCTTTGCCGATGGCACGCTGCATCTGGATAAGGAGAAGGCGGCAAGCGCCATCGCAACGGTGGCCGGGCCGATGAATATGTCGATAGAGGATGCTGCGGGTGCGATCATGGACATTGCCCATGCCAGCATGATCAATGCCCTGAAACTGGTGACGGTTCAGCGCGGCCATGATCCACGCGATGCCAATCTGGTGATCAGTGGCGGCGCCGGTCCGGCGCTGGCCAGCCATCTCGGGCGCGAATTGCGTGTGAAGGCGACGGTCGTGCCGCCGCATCCCGGGATTTTTTCCGCCTGGGGCATGCTGGCAGCCGAACCCCGTGCCGATTTCCGCGAAACCTGGTTTCATCTGTTGGCCGACCGGGCACTGGAGGAGGCTGCCACCCGGTTCACATCGCTGGAGCGTCAAGCTATCGCCTATTTTTCGGCAGGCGCCGAGGCGCAGGTGGCATTCAACCACCAGATCGAAGCTCGCTATAAAGGTCAGGAACATGGCGTTTTTGCGCGGTTCGAGGCGGGCGACACCATTGAAACTTTCAGCCAAAGGTTTCATGATGTTCATGAACGCGCCTATGCTTTCCGCCTGCCCGCAGCCGAGATCGAACTGACGACGCTGCATCTCGAAGCCGTTTTGAAAGGGCAGGTCATTTCCCTGCCAAAACTGAAAAGGCAAGACATGACGATTGACGCGGCCAGGGTCGGCGAAAGGAAGGTTTATTTCGGTGGATCCACCGGTTGGCAGACCTGTGCCGTATACGAGCGGGCCCGGCTTCCTGTCGGTCAGCCTGTATTTGGCCCGCTGCTGATCGAGGAGGCGACGGCGACGACGCTGGTGCTTGAGGGCCAGTCAGCCAGCCTGACCGAAACTGGCATTCTCGTCATTCACGAAACGGACATGCAGGCCGCATAG
- a CDS encoding hydantoinase B/oxoprolinase family protein: protein MMAGRHPFDPVTQEIIEGKLIATVDEMGIVMARTSMSPVIYEVLDFACGVLTAKGELIAQMNGITLFTGTFGRQVKSLIDRFGADLADGDILLTNDPYAGGTHACDFAIVKPIFVDDVLLAFAINVAHYLDVGGSVPGSLSPAATSVYQEGLRLPGVKIVRNDMLSSDILHIISENVRMPEIALGDLTAQIATVRVAARRIKEFTAKYGAPTLVAAFDHILNVSERQSRQAIAALPDGVYRASDIIDGDGVTADPIAVQVAVTIAGDQITADFTGCPPAVAGPINCARGALESAVRTILKALVAPQSPSNEGWFRPLKVIAPSGTVFTAEKPSPTGWYYEGSVHASELVWKALAALVPERFSAGSYSSLCVAYISGNDRCGRPFIHIEPQHGGWGASINRDGANALISLTDGDTYNYSVEVIEARFPLLVRRYGLNIEGGSGAGRMRGGFGIIREYEILGDKASAYCSFGRTRTLPWGMDGGHDGTANSLQVLATSGENTCYGRSADIALKTGDVVRIVTGGGGGWGDPGDRDPALIETDLKNGFVSAEAATSLYGYRGRIEE from the coding sequence ATGATGGCGGGCAGGCACCCATTCGATCCGGTGACCCAGGAAATCATCGAGGGCAAGTTGATTGCCACCGTCGATGAAATGGGCATCGTTATGGCCCGCACCAGCATGAGCCCGGTGATCTACGAAGTGCTGGATTTTGCGTGCGGTGTCTTGACGGCAAAGGGTGAGTTGATCGCCCAGATGAACGGCATCACGCTGTTTACCGGCACGTTCGGCCGCCAGGTCAAATCGCTGATCGACCGGTTCGGGGCGGATTTGGCCGATGGCGATATTCTGCTGACCAACGATCCCTATGCCGGGGGAACCCATGCTTGCGATTTCGCTATCGTCAAGCCGATTTTCGTCGATGACGTGCTGCTCGCCTTTGCCATCAATGTCGCGCATTATCTCGATGTCGGCGGATCGGTTCCGGGTAGTCTTTCGCCGGCTGCGACTTCGGTTTACCAGGAAGGTCTGCGGTTGCCGGGCGTCAAGATCGTTCGCAACGACATGCTATCCTCTGATATTCTGCATATCATCTCGGAAAACGTTCGGATGCCTGAGATTGCGCTTGGCGATCTGACGGCACAGATCGCCACGGTGCGGGTTGCTGCCCGGCGGATCAAGGAATTCACTGCCAAATACGGCGCTCCAACCTTGGTCGCCGCTTTCGACCATATCCTCAATGTCAGCGAACGGCAGAGCCGGCAGGCGATTGCCGCACTTCCAGATGGTGTTTACCGGGCCAGCGACATTATCGATGGCGATGGCGTCACAGCCGATCCGATTGCCGTGCAAGTGGCGGTGACCATTGCCGGCGATCAAATCACCGCCGATTTCACCGGTTGCCCGCCAGCCGTGGCTGGACCGATCAACTGCGCGCGTGGAGCGCTGGAATCAGCCGTCAGGACGATCCTGAAGGCGCTTGTGGCACCGCAGTCGCCGTCCAACGAAGGTTGGTTCCGGCCTTTGAAGGTGATCGCACCGTCGGGAACCGTATTTACCGCCGAAAAACCCTCGCCGACCGGATGGTATTACGAGGGATCGGTCCATGCATCGGAGCTGGTCTGGAAAGCACTGGCGGCGCTGGTGCCGGAGCGGTTTTCCGCCGGTTCCTATTCCAGCCTCTGTGTCGCCTATATCTCTGGAAACGACCGCTGTGGCAGGCCCTTCATTCACATTGAGCCACAGCATGGCGGCTGGGGCGCCAGCATCAATCGGGATGGGGCCAATGCGCTGATTTCGCTGACGGACGGCGATACCTATAATTATTCCGTCGAAGTGATCGAGGCGCGGTTTCCGTTGCTGGTGCGGCGCTATGGCCTGAATATCGAGGGTGGCTCCGGGGCTGGGCGAATGCGCGGCGGTTTCGGGATCATCAGGGAGTATGAGATCCTTGGCGACAAGGCGTCCGCCTATTGCAGTTTTGGCCGCACCCGCACCCTGCCATGGGGCATGGACGGCGGCCATGATGGTACGGCCAACAGCCTTCAGGTACTTGCCACATCGGGCGAAAACACCTGCTATGGCCGCTCTGCCGATATTGCGCTGAAGACGGGCGATGTCGTGCGCATCGTCACCGGCGGCGGTGGTGGATGGGGCGATCCCGGTGATCGCGATCCGGCTTTGATTGAAACAGATTTGAAGAATGGTTTTGTCAGCGCGGAGGCAGCGACCAGCCTCTATGGTTACCGTGGGAGGATTGAAGAATGA